The following is a genomic window from Anopheles cruzii unplaced genomic scaffold, idAnoCruzAS_RS32_06 scaffold03264_ctg1, whole genome shotgun sequence.
GTTTCCAACTCTGTAAAGTGTTTACGAATAACATGTTTACCGAGCGAGTTGCTTATTCGCGTAGAAATTTGCATTCAGCGCACGCCACCAATGCTCGTTGAATGTGTAGAGTACGTGGCACCATTTGTCTAGAACAAGAAACCAACATTTATTAACCAACATTAATGAACATTTATTAACCACCTCATGGATTGTTCTGTCTAGGGTCATGAAAGAACAACATGAAACTCTAACCTGATCGACAAAATGTGAACTGTTAAACGTCTTAACATCACGCCATATTTTGGTTCCTCGTTCGATCGTTGCGCAACCATTATCGTCCAGAGTCTGTTATCTGTTATCTTTCATCTGTGAGCACCTAAGCCAGAAGAATGTTAACGTTGCTGGCCGCGAGCATTTCTTGATGTTTTgtccatttattttcatttttccatttttcgtttgcttccatttGGAAGTCCATTTGTCGTTGGTACGCTTAGTCCGCCGGCTTGATTTATTGGCTTTGATGAGTTGCATTGTTCAGTTCTTCTGAAAAATCTTTGATTTTCATTCAGGACAAAACCAAGTGTACAACCAGCAATGGTACTCCGGTCGGTACGCACTCTGCAACAGTTACGGCCGGTCCCCGAGGACCAGTCCTTCTGCAGGATGTGCACCTAATCGACGAGCTGGCGCACTTTGACCGAGAGCGTATTCCGGAGCGTGTCGTACACGCCAAGGGAGCCGGAGCGTCCGGTTATTTCGAAGTAACGCACGACATTACCCGTTACTGTGCGGCCAAGCTGTTCGAGACGGTCGGCAAGAAAACGAAACTTGCCGTCCGCTTCTCAACCGTCGGCGGAGAAAGTGGTTCGGCAGATACGGTTCGCGATCC
Proteins encoded in this region:
- the LOC128276965 gene encoding catalase-like; the encoded protein is DKTKCTTSNGTPVGTHSATVTAGPRGPVLLQDVHLIDELAHFDRERIPERVVHAKGAGASGYFEVTHDITRYCAAKLFETVGKKTKLAVRFSTVGGESGSADTVRDPRGFAVKFYTDDGIWDMVGNNTPIFF